A single genomic interval of Noviherbaspirillum saxi harbors:
- a CDS encoding aspartate aminotransferase family protein → MTHIIHRNLRTTPPVAAGAKGIHIFDSAGKAYLDACGGAAVSCLGHAHPNVVAAMHAQIDKLAYAHTGFFTSEVSEQLADHLVAHAPKGLDNVYFVSGGSEAMEAALKLARQYFVEIGQPERTVFIARRQSYHGNTLGALAVGGNEWRRKQFAPLLVDVARVSPCYEYRDRRDDETPEQYTRRLLKELEDKILEVGPERVIGFCAETVVGATAGAVPPTQGYFKGVRELCNRYGILYIADEVMCGMGRTGTLYAVEQDGVVPDILAIAKGLGGGYQPIGALLASERIMDPIRNGSGLFQHGHTYIGHATACAAALAVQQVIQRDQLMSRVRILGEHMRTSLEQRLGDHPNVGDIRGRGLFMGVELVKDRATKMPFDPDLKLHAKIKAQAMNNGLMIYPMGGTIDGQRGDHILLAPPFIMTKSDIDQVVDLLATSVEQAIPALTEP, encoded by the coding sequence ATGACTCATATCATCCATCGCAATCTTCGTACGACGCCGCCCGTGGCAGCGGGCGCCAAAGGGATTCACATCTTCGACAGTGCCGGCAAGGCCTACCTCGACGCCTGCGGCGGCGCGGCCGTATCCTGCCTCGGACATGCCCATCCCAATGTCGTTGCTGCAATGCATGCCCAGATCGACAAGCTTGCCTATGCCCATACCGGTTTCTTTACCTCCGAAGTCTCGGAGCAGCTGGCCGATCATCTGGTCGCGCATGCGCCCAAGGGCTTGGACAATGTCTACTTTGTCTCCGGCGGCTCGGAAGCGATGGAAGCGGCGCTCAAGCTGGCGCGGCAGTATTTCGTCGAAATCGGCCAGCCCGAACGGACTGTATTCATTGCTCGGCGCCAGAGCTACCACGGCAATACGCTGGGTGCACTGGCCGTTGGCGGCAATGAATGGCGACGCAAGCAGTTTGCCCCTCTGCTGGTCGATGTGGCTCGGGTGTCGCCGTGCTATGAATACCGCGACCGGCGCGACGACGAGACGCCGGAGCAATACACCAGGCGTTTGCTGAAAGAGTTGGAAGACAAAATCCTGGAAGTCGGACCTGAGCGAGTGATCGGTTTTTGTGCGGAGACCGTGGTCGGTGCCACCGCCGGTGCGGTACCGCCGACGCAGGGCTATTTCAAGGGCGTGCGCGAGCTGTGCAACCGCTATGGCATCCTGTACATCGCCGATGAAGTGATGTGCGGTATGGGTCGCACCGGCACACTCTACGCCGTCGAGCAGGATGGCGTAGTGCCCGACATTCTGGCCATTGCCAAGGGCCTGGGTGGCGGTTACCAGCCTATCGGCGCATTGCTGGCGAGCGAACGGATCATGGATCCAATACGCAATGGCAGCGGTTTGTTCCAGCACGGGCATACCTACATCGGCCACGCCACCGCCTGTGCCGCTGCGCTCGCGGTGCAGCAAGTTATACAGCGCGACCAGCTCATGTCGCGCGTGCGCATACTTGGCGAACACATGAGAACATCGCTGGAGCAGCGCCTCGGCGATCACCCGAATGTCGGTGACATCCGCGGCCGCGGGCTGTTCATGGGCGTGGAACTGGTCAAGGACCGGGCCACGAAAATGCCATTCGATCCGGACTTGAAATTGCATGCAAAGATCAAGGCGCAGGCCATGAACAACGGCTTGATGATCTATCCCATGGGCGGCACTATCGACGGTCAGCGGGGCGACCATATCCTGCTGGCGCCGCCTTTCATCATGACGAAATCCGACATCGATCAGGTCGTCGATTTGCTCGCCACATCGGTCGAGCAAGCCATTCCGGCCTTGACGGAGCCATGA
- a CDS encoding phage integrase N-terminal SAM-like domain-containing protein, which yields MPDYHGVESINIGAMPLRIALVNAAYMCSINSNGKHDKPVLTSTRLLDQLRERLRYMHYCLRTEKNYIYWVRWFIRWHRLKISQRHGGKEVEAFLSMLVNERNAAPSTHRQVLSFVVFVQGSSGYRTAMDAGHWPAHADQAYSCGVVRR from the coding sequence ATGCCAGATTACCATGGCGTGGAGTCGATAAATATTGGAGCGATGCCGCTTCGGATTGCATTGGTTAATGCTGCATATATGTGCAGTATTAACAGCAACGGCAAACATGACAAGCCGGTTTTGACTTCTACTCGATTACTCGATCAGCTGCGTGAGCGTTTGCGCTATATGCACTACTGCTTGCGTACGGAAAAGAACTACATCTACTGGGTGCGCTGGTTCATTCGTTGGCACCGTCTCAAAATATCCCAGAGACATGGAGGCAAGGAAGTTGAGGCATTTTTATCGATGCTGGTTAATGAGCGGAACGCGGCACCTTCCACCCATCGCCAGGTTCTGAGCTTTGTTGTTTTTGTACAAGGAAGTTCTGGATATCGAACTGCCATGGATGCAGGACATTGGCCGGCCCACGCCGACCAAGCGTATTCCTGTGGTGTTGTCCGTCGCTGA
- the glnP gene encoding glutamine ABC transporter permease GlnP yields the protein MDFDWLVIVDALPALLQGAKLTVLITVAGLVGGSLVGLLFGLMRAYGNRLFSSIGFAYVELVRGTPIVVQVMFIYFALPMLAHIRVDPMTAAVTAIIVNSGAYIAEIVRGAFLSVPKGLREAGLALGVPVWRVLAFVIGPVAFRRMTPPLGNQFIVSLKDTSLFIVIGVGELTRQGQEIMAANFRAVEIWSAVAIIYLCLIGALTLALRMVEKRMRIL from the coding sequence ATGGATTTTGACTGGTTAGTAATTGTTGACGCCTTGCCGGCGTTGCTGCAGGGAGCCAAGCTGACGGTGCTGATCACCGTTGCCGGCCTGGTCGGCGGCAGCCTGGTGGGCCTCTTATTCGGCCTCATGCGCGCCTATGGCAATCGCCTGTTCAGTTCGATCGGCTTTGCCTATGTCGAACTGGTACGCGGCACGCCCATCGTCGTGCAAGTAATGTTCATCTATTTCGCCCTGCCGATGCTGGCGCATATCCGTGTCGATCCGATGACGGCAGCGGTTACGGCCATCATCGTCAATTCCGGCGCCTACATCGCCGAGATCGTGCGCGGCGCTTTCCTGTCAGTGCCCAAGGGCTTGCGCGAAGCTGGTCTTGCCCTCGGCGTCCCGGTATGGCGCGTGCTGGCCTTCGTGATCGGCCCGGTCGCCTTCCGCCGCATGACACCGCCGCTGGGCAATCAATTTATCGTCAGCCTGAAAGACACTTCGCTCTTCATCGTCATCGGCGTCGGCGAACTGACCCGCCAGGGACAGGAAATCATGGCGGCGAACTTCCGCGCCGTGGAAATCTGGTCCGCCGTGGCCATCATTTACCTGTGCCTGATCGGCGCGCTGACCCTAGCGCTGCGGATGGTCGAAAAACGAATGCGCATACTATGA
- a CDS encoding C45 family autoproteolytic acyltransferase/hydolase: MLSHLKIQGSPFDVGAALGRFGAPAMHAYMKNTEAWATVMQWRGSEAVREMGRLVQQRHPQYWQELQGMAAGLEIPFDEVLLWNCRGDVWAMAPDGCTTVQVPGTDHPAFAHNEDGDPGFSGQCAIAEITVEGRRRFASFVYPGSLPGHTFAVSDAGLAMTVNNLRTLHTDFGLPRMVVARAILDLADVASALGYLQSCPRSGGFHLTLGQAGNPDLVSVEFNAALCSVVKLNKPALHANHMIHAAMANQPQIVTGSSGYRQIRGDELLQQSAAQGTALDPLSILFDQGNAKFPIFRDAPDDSDQENTMATASIRIHADSVEWEVYTRKSRVPLFHMINGAQR; the protein is encoded by the coding sequence ATGCTGTCCCATTTGAAGATACAAGGATCCCCGTTCGATGTAGGCGCCGCCCTCGGACGCTTCGGCGCCCCGGCGATGCATGCCTACATGAAGAATACCGAGGCATGGGCAACCGTCATGCAATGGCGCGGCAGCGAAGCTGTGCGCGAGATGGGCCGGCTGGTACAGCAGCGACATCCGCAGTACTGGCAGGAATTGCAAGGCATGGCAGCCGGCCTGGAAATTCCCTTCGATGAAGTGCTGCTATGGAACTGCCGTGGCGATGTTTGGGCGATGGCACCCGATGGCTGTACCACGGTGCAGGTGCCTGGCACGGACCATCCTGCCTTCGCCCACAATGAAGACGGCGATCCCGGCTTCAGCGGCCAATGCGCCATTGCGGAAATCACGGTGGAAGGCCGCCGCCGCTTTGCATCCTTCGTCTATCCCGGATCGCTGCCCGGTCATACCTTTGCCGTTAGCGATGCCGGCCTGGCAATGACAGTCAACAACCTGCGCACCCTGCACACCGACTTCGGCTTGCCACGCATGGTGGTGGCCCGCGCGATCCTCGATCTTGCCGACGTCGCGTCGGCGTTAGGCTATCTGCAAAGCTGCCCGAGATCCGGCGGCTTCCACCTCACCCTGGGTCAGGCGGGAAATCCGGATCTGGTTAGCGTCGAATTCAATGCCGCCCTGTGTTCAGTGGTAAAGCTCAACAAGCCGGCCCTCCACGCCAACCATATGATCCATGCGGCAATGGCGAACCAGCCCCAGATCGTCACCGGCTCCTCCGGCTACCGGCAGATACGCGGCGATGAGTTGCTGCAACAGTCGGCGGCGCAGGGCACGGCACTTGATCCCCTGTCCATCCTGTTCGACCAGGGCAATGCGAAGTTTCCGATCTTTCGTGACGCCCCGGACGACAGCGATCAGGAAAACACCATGGCAACCGCGAGCATCCGTATCCATGCCGATAGCGTCGAGTGGGAGGTTTATACTCGGAAGTCCCGAGTTCCCCTGTTCCACATGATCAATGGCGCCCAACGCTGA
- a CDS encoding carboxymuconolactone decarboxylase family protein gives MKSDRLPTIAPEQWTAEQRVYAQEIIDGPRGALISPFIPLLRSPELMAHAQRMGEYLRYRSALDLRLSELAILITARQWSQRVEWAIHAPIAEREGVAAETIAAIAEGRLPKGLREDEAILYAFSMELHQNRSVSDTTWADAMRLFGEQGVVDLIGINGYYTFLSMVMNAARTEVPPSGAQPLPHLPEFCQVASPHLQQI, from the coding sequence ATGAAATCCGACCGCCTGCCGACAATTGCGCCGGAACAATGGACTGCCGAACAACGGGTCTACGCCCAGGAAATCATTGACGGTCCGCGCGGCGCATTGATTTCCCCTTTCATCCCCTTGTTGCGCAGTCCCGAATTGATGGCCCATGCCCAGCGCATGGGCGAATACTTGCGCTACCGCAGCGCACTAGACCTGCGCCTGTCGGAGCTAGCCATCCTGATCACCGCCCGCCAGTGGTCGCAGCGGGTGGAGTGGGCAATTCATGCGCCGATCGCCGAGCGCGAGGGTGTCGCAGCCGAAACGATTGCCGCGATTGCCGAGGGCCGGCTGCCCAAGGGATTGCGCGAAGACGAAGCGATCCTGTACGCCTTCTCGATGGAACTACACCAGAACCGATCGGTGAGTGATACCACCTGGGCCGATGCCATGCGGCTGTTCGGTGAGCAGGGTGTGGTGGATCTGATTGGCATCAATGGCTATTACACCTTCCTTTCGATGGTGATGAATGCTGCGCGCACCGAGGTGCCGCCCTCCGGGGCGCAGCCCTTGCCGCACCTGCCCGAGTTTTGCCAGGTAGCCAGTCCTCACCTTCAGCAAATTTGA
- the glnQ gene encoding glutamine ABC transporter ATP-binding protein GlnQ: MNMVDFQQVSKRFGQTVVLDKVDLAIKQGEVVVLIGPSGSGKSTLLRCINALETIDGGDLRVDGLSVRGGKSTVREIRQEAGMVFQQFNLFPQMTALENVAFGPRQVRGTPNAEALKQATELLRKVGLAERKNHYPSELSGGQQQRVAIARALAVKPKLMLFDEPTSALDPELRQEVLRVMQSLAEEGMTMIVVTHEIAFARKVGTRLIFMEHGHIAVDGPPAELIDNPKNPRLREFLQHVE, encoded by the coding sequence ATGAACATGGTTGATTTCCAACAGGTCAGCAAACGCTTTGGTCAAACCGTGGTGCTCGACAAGGTCGATCTCGCGATCAAGCAGGGCGAGGTGGTGGTGCTTATCGGGCCTTCAGGGTCGGGCAAGTCCACGCTGCTGCGCTGTATCAATGCGCTTGAAACCATTGACGGCGGTGACTTGCGCGTGGATGGCCTGAGCGTACGCGGCGGAAAATCCACGGTGCGGGAAATCCGCCAGGAAGCCGGCATGGTGTTCCAGCAATTCAATCTCTTTCCGCAAATGACGGCGTTGGAAAACGTGGCCTTCGGACCCCGGCAAGTGCGCGGAACACCGAATGCCGAGGCTTTAAAACAGGCGACGGAACTTTTGCGCAAGGTCGGCCTTGCCGAGCGCAAGAACCATTATCCAAGCGAGCTCTCAGGCGGACAGCAGCAACGCGTTGCGATCGCCCGGGCACTAGCGGTCAAGCCCAAGCTGATGCTCTTTGACGAACCGACCTCTGCCCTCGACCCGGAACTGCGCCAGGAAGTATTGCGCGTGATGCAGTCGTTGGCAGAGGAAGGCATGACCATGATCGTCGTCACCCATGAGATCGCCTTTGCCCGCAAGGTCGGTACGCGCCTGATCTTCATGGAGCACGGCCACATTGCCGTCGATGGTCCGCCCGCCGAACTGATCGATAACCCGAAGAATCCGCGCTTGCGGGAGTTTCTCCAACACGTTGAGTAA
- a CDS encoding GYD domain-containing protein produces MSLYLTRFSYTAETWSAMIERPEDRRDMARVIIESVGGRLHGFWYAFGQYDGYTLWEAPDNVRMASVALALSSRGAIKSQETVVLLTVEETLAALKGAAHVPYRRPGSSH; encoded by the coding sequence ATGTCCTTGTATCTCACCCGCTTCAGTTACACAGCAGAAACTTGGAGCGCTATGATCGAGCGTCCGGAAGACCGACGGGATATGGCGCGCGTGATCATCGAGTCGGTCGGCGGCAGGCTACACGGCTTCTGGTACGCCTTTGGCCAGTACGATGGCTATACGCTCTGGGAAGCGCCTGACAATGTCAGGATGGCGTCCGTCGCCCTTGCCCTTTCCTCGCGCGGCGCGATCAAGTCGCAGGAAACCGTTGTGCTTCTGACCGTCGAGGAAACCCTTGCAGCCCTGAAAGGAGCAGCACACGTGCCCTATCGTCGCCCGGGTAGCAGCCATTAG
- a CDS encoding MurR/RpiR family transcriptional regulator: MAKTGSPVPRTIEQLRELVIAIGRGDAAVSLGGKAHAVLAKLVDRPNDVAVRTITELSDSFGVNPSTLTRLTTRLGYAGFADFQSVFRNNVTESSRKFYTQQAHRLIDDAAKSEPTTEIGVVMKLAQESIRNIDGFLSQLNTKDLTGAARLLARARRVRAYGLRQIHSLSSYLTYGLGMMRADVSLLDGPGLGVAEGLAQMEKGDVLVVSSVAPYTRMVVDVARAAEQAGIAVIALTDTRASPLVPPARHAFFIPHESSFISNSMGAYVVFCEGLLNLVARELGDHALQALERREGFINELNIETD; the protein is encoded by the coding sequence ATGGCCAAGACCGGCAGCCCCGTGCCCCGAACGATAGAGCAATTACGCGAACTGGTGATTGCCATCGGACGCGGCGATGCCGCCGTATCCCTGGGCGGCAAGGCGCATGCCGTCCTGGCCAAACTGGTGGACCGACCTAACGACGTGGCGGTGCGGACCATTACCGAATTGTCCGATAGCTTTGGCGTCAATCCCTCCACCCTCACCCGCTTGACGACTAGGCTGGGCTATGCGGGCTTTGCCGATTTCCAGAGCGTGTTCCGCAACAATGTGACGGAATCGTCGCGCAAGTTCTACACGCAGCAGGCGCATCGCCTGATCGACGATGCTGCAAAGTCGGAACCGACCACGGAAATCGGCGTGGTCATGAAACTGGCACAGGAATCGATCAGGAATATCGACGGCTTCCTGTCGCAACTCAACACCAAGGACCTGACCGGCGCTGCACGATTACTGGCGCGCGCCAGGCGTGTGCGCGCCTATGGACTAAGGCAGATCCATTCCCTGTCGAGTTACCTCACCTATGGATTGGGGATGATGCGGGCCGATGTCTCCCTGCTTGACGGCCCGGGGCTCGGCGTGGCGGAAGGGTTGGCCCAGATGGAAAAAGGCGATGTGTTGGTGGTATCCAGCGTGGCGCCCTATACCCGTATGGTGGTGGATGTCGCGCGCGCCGCCGAGCAAGCCGGGATTGCAGTCATTGCATTGACCGACACGCGGGCTTCACCGCTGGTGCCGCCGGCGCGCCACGCGTTCTTCATTCCCCATGAAAGCAGTTTCATCAGCAACAGCATGGGCGCCTATGTGGTGTTCTGCGAAGGCTTGCTCAACCTGGTGGCGCGCGAGCTGGGCGACCATGCACTGCAGGCGCTTGAGCGGCGCGAAGGCTTCATCAACGAACTCAACATCGAGACCGACTGA
- a CDS encoding DUF1801 domain-containing protein — protein MALKPKSSEPKAGAKAKPGPEAKRTTVEVSRIIDERIRSLGDWRAETVAEVRRMIHEADPDIVEECKWIKPSNPLGVPTWSHDGIVCTGETYKQVVKLTFARGAALEDPRGLFNSSLEGNTRRAIDIREGEVLDAEAFKALIQAAVAENQRSRASKSVGQKALRA, from the coding sequence ATGGCACTAAAACCAAAGAGTAGTGAGCCAAAGGCAGGCGCGAAGGCCAAGCCAGGTCCGGAAGCGAAGCGCACGACCGTGGAGGTCTCTCGTATTATCGACGAGCGCATCCGGTCTCTGGGTGACTGGCGCGCCGAGACCGTGGCGGAGGTTCGCCGCATGATCCACGAGGCAGACCCGGACATTGTGGAGGAGTGCAAATGGATCAAGCCCAGCAATCCATTGGGGGTACCCACCTGGTCCCACGATGGGATCGTCTGCACGGGAGAGACCTACAAACAGGTAGTCAAGCTGACCTTCGCCCGAGGTGCCGCCTTGGAGGACCCTCGGGGGCTCTTCAACTCCAGCCTGGAGGGGAACACGCGTCGCGCCATCGACATCCGGGAGGGAGAGGTGCTCGACGCTGAGGCGTTCAAGGCCTTGATCCAGGCCGCAGTCGCGGAGAATCAACGGTCAAGGGCATCGAAGTCAGTTGGGCAAAAGGCGTTGCGGGCATGA
- the glnH gene encoding glutamine ABC transporter substrate-binding protein GlnH gives MKSHRRKFLAAALSAVSFFSIAAQAETLTVACDTAFVPFEFKQGDKYVGFDIDMWDAIAKELGVTYKLQPMDFNGILPALQTKNVDVALAGITIKDERKKVIDFSDGYYDSGFMLMVAANSPIKGGEDLKGKSLAIKTGTSAADYAKANFAGTELRQFPNIDNAYLELATGRVDAAMHDTPNVLYYAATAGKGRVKVVGTQMMAHQYGIGFPKGSPLVPKVNAVLAKMKVDGRYSSIYKKWFGVEPPKP, from the coding sequence ATGAAGTCACATCGCAGAAAGTTTTTGGCCGCCGCACTGTCCGCCGTTTCTTTCTTCAGCATTGCCGCGCAGGCGGAAACCTTGACCGTTGCCTGCGACACTGCTTTTGTTCCTTTTGAATTCAAGCAAGGCGACAAGTATGTCGGCTTCGACATCGACATGTGGGATGCCATCGCCAAGGAACTGGGCGTCACCTACAAGCTGCAGCCGATGGACTTCAACGGCATTCTTCCCGCGCTGCAAACCAAGAACGTCGACGTTGCCTTGGCCGGCATCACGATCAAGGATGAGCGCAAGAAGGTCATCGATTTTTCTGACGGGTATTACGACAGCGGCTTCATGCTGATGGTGGCCGCCAACAGTCCGATCAAGGGCGGCGAAGACCTCAAGGGCAAGAGCCTCGCAATCAAGACCGGCACCTCGGCCGCCGATTATGCCAAGGCCAATTTCGCCGGCACTGAACTGCGCCAGTTCCCCAATATCGACAATGCCTATCTCGAACTGGCCACCGGCCGCGTAGATGCCGCCATGCATGACACGCCGAACGTGCTGTATTACGCCGCCACCGCAGGCAAGGGCCGGGTCAAGGTCGTCGGTACGCAGATGATGGCGCATCAGTACGGCATTGGCTTCCCCAAGGGCAGTCCGCTCGTCCCCAAGGTCAATGCGGTACTGGCCAAAATGAAAGTCGATGGCCGCTACAGCAGCATCTACAAGAAGTGGTTCGGCGTCGAACCGCCGAAACCTTGA